A window of Cohnella herbarum contains these coding sequences:
- a CDS encoding VanZ family protein, with product MKRTKLLSGMIVTALFGLYLYALLKVILFKLQPIDVTFLWQQLQVKIENPHALMDRLKTGNTTPFHQISENMQMNSGQDFLNLVGNVALFMPLGVFLFILLKNNGLSIVGVMVLSFVLSLSLECAQAVFSLGVFDVDDLILNACGGLLGYLLYKIYFKLKEKAMVTSNLGAKI from the coding sequence ATGAAACGAACAAAACTCTTAAGCGGAATGATCGTAACGGCGCTATTTGGCTTATATTTATATGCGTTATTGAAAGTCATATTGTTCAAACTGCAGCCGATTGACGTCACGTTTCTTTGGCAGCAGCTTCAGGTGAAAATAGAAAATCCTCACGCGCTTATGGATCGGTTGAAGACGGGGAATACGACCCCGTTCCATCAAATTTCCGAAAATATGCAGATGAACTCGGGTCAGGATTTTCTCAACTTGGTCGGAAACGTCGCGTTATTTATGCCGCTTGGGGTTTTTCTGTTCATACTGCTTAAAAACAATGGTCTGTCCATCGTAGGAGTGATGGTTTTGTCCTTCGTTTTAAGTTTAAGTCTCGAATGCGCGCAAGCCGTATTCTCGCTCGGCGTTTTCGATGTGGACGATTTGATCTTAAACGCCTGCGGCGGATTGCTCGGTTACTTGCTCTATAAGATCTATTTCAAGTTAAAGGAAAAAGCAATGGTTACGTCAAATTTGGGCGCAAAGATATAG